Below is a window of Osmia bicornis bicornis chromosome 8, iOsmBic2.1, whole genome shotgun sequence DNA.
TGGTGGGTGTAGTTGCTAACCCACTCAGGTTAGTTTGTTAAAGTAAAAGCGTCCTAGACAAAAATTCAAGTGTTGGGTTTTTCCGCACCCGTGCAATGATTGGTCAGCCCAGGTTATTGTCAGTAAAGAGCCTTGTGGGGTTTGGAACCCGCTCTGCCGTTCCGAAGCTTTCGCTTATACCGGCGATGTTAAATGGCGCGTTGCGCTTGAGTTACCTACCACCCAACTCAACCTCCCACCAAGGGGAGACGGGCCGGAGCAATCCCGCTCACGGCGAACCGATCATCGCACGGGGGAGAAGACACAACACCAAACTCTTCGTCGGCGTGTAAGGAGTTTTGTTCTAAGACGCTTTTACTTTAGCAAGCTTACCTACGTGGTCCCAGCTCAACCCACGAGGCGCTTCTCGTCCATAGCCAGAGCCCCGTTTGCCACCGGTAAACCGGTGCCCGGGCCACATCACGAGGAGGAGGGGTTGGCACATGTCACCGCCGGGGCTGGCTGCAAGGCCCCAACGGCATCTTTGTGGCCCATTGGTCAGCCCAGGAGAGAATTTGTCCAACCCCGCGCCACTTGGTTAGGTGGTGGCTGCTGGGGGTGGACTTTTAGCGCAATTGCACCATTTAAAACCGCCGGTATAAGTGCAAACTTCGGAACGGCAAAGCGGGATTTTAGCCCCACTAGGCTCACTTACACAATGATCTGTGTatgtgtgtgcgtgtgtgGTTGAGATGTGCGGTTAGGGACTTGTATCGTTTATTAACACCATTAATTTACTATTAATATTACCATACAATTAGAAAATACTTACCTATCGAGAAtaagttgaaaaattcttacaactcatacatattattatatattagatattcaaaagaatacgaaaatgaaatatgttaATTTTTGCACAATGTTTACTATTAATTGTCAATCGATTTCAACAAAAAGGTATGTTTTTATTTGAGTGTGAATGTTGAATTGAACTCGGGTGACGGTGGCGTTCTCCGTTTCATCCTGCTGATATGTGTGAGAACCGTAGAGTGCatttttgtgagaatgatttttgcaactttttaaatatagcaaTAGCCAGGCAGGTAGTTTACTTCTGGTATGATTGAGTTTAGTTTATAAGTAGGTAGGGCCAGAACAAGCTTTCATATTTCTCTTCGTATTCTCGTTGAATATGTGAGAAGCTTGTATCTGGGGTTAGAAAACGCaaatgcaaattaattaattaatttaacattcTCTCTCTTGATTTTTCGTAAGGCCAAGCCTTAGTTTATAAGTCGCAGTCGTGGTATTAGACCCGATTGcaaaaatgaagtattaaaaTGCAATGAAGTAAAATTAAACTTAATTTGTACTTGCTTCTTTTTACGAAGCAGGTAAAATTTTCGCGAGTGATTTTTTTTAGGCTATTGCTGAGGAAAGAAGAAGCTATGCTCTGAAGAGCTCCGGTAAAATTCGTCACAGAAGAGAGAAACTATCAATGGCTTTCCATCTTCGGATGGAGAGTCATTTTAATATCACTATGCATgctttgttttcttttcttctttttgtatGTTTTTTACAGCTTTTTTTTAAACAGTATGTACAATACCCCCAAGTACATATTAAGCTCGAAATTGTACGAGTTTAATATTCACTAAGCTTCTGTTGAATTATCGAATTCGGAttttatttcccttttttctttcaatttattattttagtttagagaattattatttttttgatTCCGCATATAAATCATATCTTGTGTTCTCATTTCATTGCCCGCAGAAAGTCGTCATTCATAATTTCTAAATAAGCTTATTTTTAATTCCACATTAAAATAAGTCGCATCTTATGGACAGCGACTAACAATAAGTCGCCTAAAACGTTCTTTCTTTGAATTGATAGATCAATtggtatttttcttttatacaagaatataaaatatcttgTTCGAACATTTTCATGATCagtcaatttaaatttaaattcttgTTTCTTTCTGTTGTATTTGAACAAATTACTTCTTTCTTACTgattttttatattgattatatttccCTTTCAAATGTGTTCAATAGGTTTCAATATTATACTGTGcttaaattcttattttattaaatgtgtcTGAAATTGCAATGCTAATTATATTGTTTGTTTCAAAATATCATTGCTTAAACTGTTACAGAATATcattgtttaaattattatttcctcagtaattatcaaaattacgGTGCTAATTATGTTTTCTGTTTCAgtattttatcaataattcttttgttattttattcattcattccgaGGTCACATAATTGCTAACTGTTTTGTGTTTTCAGGCTTTTGTTTCACgtacattattattttattaattcttttcGAGTTTACATTCGTCCTATGGTTTCTATTGTCTTAAGGTTCAATtctcaataattttttaattatacctaatatcattttatttgtGTATTCTTATCGAATtacttaaattttattttatttttaaatattagatatacaaattaattcggtaccttctctctttttttttttaatatttacattgtAATTTTATCCGTGTATTTTATCGAGCTTAGGTATTATATAAGTATGTATTTTcaggaataattattatattaaattttaatattgttatGTATTGAGATAGTTTTCATTAATGGAAATTGGGATTAGGTGTTAGGGCGGGTAACTGTTGTAGTCACCTCCACGTGGTGTGACCTGGTAATCGATATTATTTTacactaattttattttgtcatttgaaaaaaatgatattgagTCGAGAGCTACGATTCATATTTAAAATGTACTatcaaattttgttttaaGTTTGcacaaataagaaattaatttctaatttctaaaaGTAACTCATTGTCAGTACAGTAATATCAGTGTAATGTAGCTTTCTATATTCGCaatcatttcttttcttttgtaatattaatgattttatgaatatttgacatttttcaaatagGTGAGTAggtgttaaataaataatttgaaataatttttctattagaAAAGATAAGGAATACAAGCGTTTTCTTCGAAGAACTTATGCATACATTTTAGTCATCAACTAATTAACAATCATCTCATTCGTGTTTTCCTTTTCGAAGCAATTGTTACGCGACATAATTCCGTCAATTGTGCCAATTATCACAGGGTTAAGTGGACAAACGAGCGAGAAAGATGAGAAGACCGATAACAATTATCCCTGACAACAGTTTAATCTCATTCTTCTCAGGGTGGATCCCCACCCTTctctaatttaattaaccaAGAAAACAGGCGAGGAACATTTCTACGACGTCATTCATGCTTTCAGTCGCTTAATTTGCTTCCACGTAAAACAAGATCTGAAGTTTAAAATCTTAGAAATTTGAGAAAAGGTTTTGTAGTATGAAGACAGAaatgtaaaatcatttttcattcgaataGAAGAATAAAAACAAGAAATCAATTATTTCCATCGATTGTTCGATGGATTTAGAAGATTCAAGAAGATGAAACGAGAGGGCAAACGAGTCTATCAAGAATCTTTCTCTACGGAATCAAAGTTCGTCGAATGATTCCGGCCTCAAAATTTCCTGTTAACCTTGTTCCATCGCCCGATCGAAACTCCATTCcagtaaaatttcattttcaccATGTTTCTGTTATAAATTCCTCGACAAAATTGCAAATGCTTAACCCTTTGTATATGCGTGTTCAAACGTAATATTGTTATAGTCATTTATAATTCCGTACATATTGAGTTATATTGTTGATACAAAATATAGCTATAAGTGTATAcattgaatgaaattattacTTCTTTAACTTTAAATCAATCTCTTGCCATACAATGACGAGTCATACTCGTGGCAGTGACCAAACTGAACCGTAtctgtaatataattaaatgtgaagtataatttcaattagaattTGCGCAAACGGGAATTTCTAAATACAATATAtgcataatatttcaatatttttttatttgcctCAACATTACAGCAGTGAATAGTCAGCTTCGTCAAACGCAAATACTGAGAAAATAGCAcggcaaagggttaataacgCCCATGTATCCTTTGACAAAATTGACcaaatggaaaatattttataagagAGTTTAGTTTGCTTTGGAAACACATCAAGTTTGATAAAGTAGAgcaaaaattgtattaaattatattatgcAAAGAGACTAGAATAATCCATTCCCTCTTACATATTGGAACACCGACTCCGTTATCTCATTGACGcgattttatataattattatcatttaagATCGAGGTAGATTTCTATTCGAGGAACAATTGCCACTCTTCGTTAACCCGGCTATTAAAAATGTACAGTGTCAGTGGAACACGAAGTATTGTTTTGGATCAAaaatctaatttattttaatatttttatttaataatggACAATATTCGGAATCAGAATCTATAACTTGttggcgtttagtggaggggagagAGGGTTTTCATCTTCTCGGACGCCTTtggttcgggccggggaccgctaggtggcggcgagatgatcggGGATCAGTGTTCTCGCTGGtggtcgcccggcatgcagttcgAATATATAGGAGTTCCGAATTACGGTATGATAGATGTCTGGGGCAgcgatcgtctgttgtcagtcccactgacgagtccggcagacgatcccgagacgaaacgcctttttctctcctctcctACAAactaaaacaattttttgaaTGTTACATGTGGACGAAAAGTGTTCACAAAGTTGATTCCGACGTATGAATTGATAGAGGTAAGATTTTAGATAAATGATTTCCCTGTAAAATCACGATATTCGTCACTCGTGTTCCTTCCTTTTAAGTAACCACCCGAACGATCGAGTTGAAATTTGGtgtatttttaaccgacttcgaaaaggaggaggttactcaattcgatcagtatgtatgtttttttttttttttttttttgtgtgttcaccgattactccgagatggatgtaccaatcggaacgaaaccttttacatcttgtagggtatgtcttacggttggtcccattgaaaaaaaatttttcattttttcattgttattgcaaaatacaggaactttttaatgtcaaaattggacaatttcaatgaccttttaatatgttgtcggggatatgattctgaacaactttttcattatgcataattaacggaaggctttagtttccgagatattcgtaaaaaactattgttactactacattgaattctacgtatgcctacgtgtctctaccggtgtatgagtcagcatgcagtcgccgattctctactgtttcttgtatacatgtatactctccaaggcatgaaccgattgcgatgaaacctttcacatttccgcgatatctcacttgcaaaaatgtatgcaatttgttattgttaataactattgttataacttgtatggaacttgttattgCTAAAAACTAtcattattgcaattaactaataagaacggtaaaccaccttatgGCATCCTACAAACACTgttcgttccactaaaaagtgtgaaataaaataatttttaacaaaaaatacaaccgacttcgaaatgcactaaaaagtatgaaataatttctacttcatttatacaaatacccaacagctattaataaaacctatttactcgttaaatagtatactaaatacatttcaaccttttcggaggcggcgcaaaattaaaaatacccgaatatacgatgctgtcaataatgatttgataggttgtcgacgcctgaatcttcctagtataagaaaagtttttaattttgcgccgcctccgaaaatgttgaaatgtatttagtatactatttaacgagtaaataggttttattaatagctgttgggtatttgtataaatgaagtagaaattatttcatactttttagtgcatttcgaagtcggttgtattttttgttaaaaattattttattactactAAGGGTGACACGTATTTTAGCCAAAGACTTTTTTATCAAAGAGCCCACACATTGATAGGGTTGTATAAGTTTTTCTATCCGGTATTTCAACATTCCCTTTGACTAAAATACACATCTAGTATGATATTAAAGACTCTAAAAATTTGAACTTGATAGCTGAAGTAGATTCtaagaaaaaggaacatgACGGtggtttatttttaaattggcttatacatacagggtgttaaaaaattcCCCCAAGACCTCTACACCGTTGGATAGTTTAGCCACATTtcattgttgaaaattgaaaaattgaccaatcagCGCGCAGCTTGAGTGGCAAAACTACTGATCCCATTGAAAAATGCTACAGAACTTTTCGCTTCCATGTTTCGTGATCTATCCAACGGTGTAGAAGTCTTCAGGAAATTTtgtaacaccctgtatacaatatgtatatgtattaatGCAGGTAATCCCAGAGAAGTGACGACAGTGGCTACGAATCCATTGGATGGTAATCGAATCGTGGGTGGTTGTGCAAATGGACAGTTAAGTAAAAATCTTCTTCTCTCAATAAGTAAGTACTGTAACAAATGATATATGAAGCTCTGAAAATTACAGGTGGTACTCCGACATATTCCAGGATGGTCCGTCcccaaagggttaataaataaattattcatcgaATTCTATCAATCAATTTGTAATCATCACAAAGTTGGTacagaaacggaaaatttaagttctattttaaaaagcttatcttttattttctatagTTGATTCGTTTTTCAATTTCGAAGGAAAGGATATCGTTTTATTGATCGTATCTTTACATTGTCTCTTTTATTGACTAGAAAATTGAAGCAAACGAATGTTTATTAGACAGATAGTAAGATAAATGGTAGGAAGAAACGAGGGAAAAGGGATACATGATCCTATAGAGATTAGCATTGAATAAACCTCAAAAATCAATTGGTATTTCTCTTTTATAcaagaataagaaaaatacttaaaaattatatttatttatttattattataaaatatcttGTTTGAACATTTTCCTGATCATTCAGTTTATTCTTGCTACTTTTCGTTGTTATCGCAGTCTTATGGAAGCTCGATACGGTTTACTATTGTAATCGGATTGGAAAAAAAGATGTTTCGTCTTCATTAACTATTTATTAGTGAAAGCTTCGTcataattatcaaaaataaCAATGTTATTTAACAAGAAAACAGTGAGACTTTTATGTAACATTgttcttttgtttttcatcTCCGATTAGTATGATCCTGCAGAAacattaatttcttattatactGAAATGCCGATGGAATATAAGTTTGATTGCATAACAGCAGATTGCAATCGACGTACGTCGATAGGAATTAAAACGACATTTGTGTGCATCTTCAATAAGACTGCATGTTAACTCATTAACAGATCAATCGTCATCGAATGTTCCTCTCTAGCAAGGCTATCTATCAATAGCATCGcatgttaataaataaaataataaagtagtTCACTTATAAACCTATCGTCTATTTTCACTGTCAACGTGGTAAAGAAACTCTTTGTCGATGAACGGTACGGAATTATCAGTGTGTATTGCTATCGTAAGCTCTGACAAAGGCGAAGCTCAAACCAAGGCCACATACGCAACAAGACCTACTTTGTAGGACTTCCTCGTTTCCTAATGCCACGGTTCGATATGCTCACTATGCTTccttaaaaagaaaaaaagtcaCGTTTCCGAACATGGAGAAACTGACGCATAGCTTCCATATCTATCATTATTgcaagtttaaaaaaaaaaaaaaaaaaaataattgccaCGCTGTAATTTCAAGTACCCAATACcaataatatttctaattagataACAAAAGAATCCCTAATATCAGTAATGGTAATATGTTAGTTGACCTAACGTTAATAGAGAAGAAGGTACGAATATAAGGTAACTTCAAAATTGTTAGCCTAAAgtaaaatgtataatttttaaatgaaagggttttatatacatatattggaAGAGTAATTTTcgaaggaacagtgtaaagtTTAGAAAGTGAAATACGAAACTGAATTAAAATTTGGGCTCTCTCcttggtccgccatccgaggtATTACAAACGTTTTAGCTTTTGGCCGTAATAAAAAGTTTCTTTAGTCGGGCTAATGTTCTCGTAGGTacgattttattattacactttgttttattttgtgagttttaaaaaagcaaaacgagaaaattataataatcacGGTATTAGTACATCAAAATATTTGGGTTTTGattatgataaataataacagATAGTGAAACGAGAAATTGCTAGAAATATGAGATACTTGATTAATAGCAATATAAGACAATCTTCTATTACTactacattttttaaatttattaaatgaataataaaatgaacatatgaacatataaaatttgcatattttcTGATAAAAGATTATAAAGCAAAATTGTGGATTTAGTACCACTTATGCCACTTAATAATCTTTTCGATTAATTGTGGTtgctttattatatttaatttatcattattattgttCTATCTTACAAAGTTTTAtaactttatttttctcaaaagTAACACTCTCATATTACTATCTGAATTTCTATTAGCCtgaatttatcatttatcaaaagtgagaaaaaaagaaaaaagaagttttGTAAAgtctatacatataatatttatctttATACAAATTTCTGTATTTGATTTTTCCATTTACGACTGTTCCGAGACTCTCCACatctaataaaaataaaatgagtaTTCCATATTCGTACCATCTCGTCGGTATCTAAAGTACATAGTATTAATGAAAAGTAACATTTATCGAAGACTCCTTGAAGTAAAATCTTTCTCCGAACGATGTTAAATCAAATTGAAAATCCGCTTCGAAAGGAACGCGAGAGAATCGACAAAGTGCAATTTCCGCGGCGGAAATTACATCTACGACCAGTGGGAAGAGCTTTGTTGAAAAGCTTCGTTTACTGAAACATTCTGTGCTCATCCTATGTACACGCGTTGCGACCATGTACATACTTACACTTTTAAACAGCTATTGTACAAGTATTCAGATAATGATACGTGTACGATATGAAATGACAACCTCTATTTGAAGTTTTCCAAAAACATcaataatacaaataataataacgacaCGTAAAAAGCATGATGAgataatgaaataatcaaACACACTCGAGTGTTGTTCAgaatatatttacaatatcttacataatgatattgtttgaATGGTCATGATTGATATTGATTGAAGAATTCGGTGATAGGCAATGAGTGGCTCTTGACCAATCTCGACaacgaaaattattattaaattacctGATTAATGCTATCGGTGAACAATTTATAGAAGAATctatagaaatttcatttagatACTTGTTCTTTTCCAAGTCCGATGTTTTCTTCGAACTGATTTTAATCAACACTAACGAGCAGCCACTGAACAAGTAGGTTTTTCTCGGTACACGAGAAGCTCATTTTACATCAGCTCGGATGAAAAGACGAGCTTTATATTGAGAAGAACCCAGGAGAATACTTCTGAAAACTGCGTGCGACACTGTAGAAAGCAATACTTTTCAGATTTTCTATTATTACTGTTGATTCACTCGTTAATTATATCTTTGCAATAGCTAAATAACGAAACGAAGTCCCTGTACTAATTGCAATAGGAAAATATTTGACCCTCcttggcggaccatggagagaatcCCAGTTTTAATCTAACACCgtacatatttcattttctattaaaggaacagtgttaaatttaaaaaataataataattttaaaaaattacggctctctccgtggtccgccgTCCTGGAATTAAACATTTTACCACTCCAACTAATTGATCAACCTCCCAAGAGATCAGAAATCACCGAACACCTATACACTGTTCAACGAACAATGCTGAAAGTTCCAATAAGCAGATGTCCTCCTCGTTGAAGCTTTCTTCATGGTCGCAAGCTTCTTGGTCGTCAGTCGTGTCTTGCGTCTCGGCGACGAAGCACACCCCCAACCCTCCACGCGAAAGCATCCCTCTCAGAGTCGATTCAACCGTTAGTCGAATACGATGGACGACGCTTACAATTTATCCACGATATGCGAGCACTATTAATTATCAACGGAAcaagaatttataaaaaaatatacttgtGTACACGTGTCGATACATGGAAGTTCGGTACATGTGGTTTATTTCTGTCTTCTCGACGTAATGACGGTCAggactttttaattaaacttgtGTGAAATTAATCAAGTTTACCATGGTGGATAAATTACACGAGTACGAGGGTTTCGCTGGAAGGGTGCACGGCGTTCGTGATAAAATTAAAGAGAAATGGGAGGTGTGGAAAGAGTGGAAAAACGGGATACCATTGGACCATGGTATCGAAGGGGTTTTGAACCATCTCCGTGGACCACCGAAACTCGAGAGAACTTTGGACGATTATGCACATGTTTATAGGTATTTTCTTAAACCACcgttttgtataatttttggGAAAACTCCTATTCATCGACTCCTAccatttttcttgaaaaatacaaaatattattaaggattttagaaaattcacctACGATCACCcctttttatagaaaaaagaCACGAGGCGAACTAGTACGTGTATCCGCGGCTGTTATGGGAATAGAATTCTCTTACGCAGCTGAAACAGCATTCGTTTCGcccacgttattaaaaatcggCGTGGACCATCAGCACATGACCCTCGTTTGGGCCCTCAGCCCTCTCATTGGATTCTTTGTTACACCGATTTTGGGAAGTTTGAGCGACAGGTGCAGGTTGAAATACGGAAGAAGAAGACCCTTTATTTTATTGCTAGCGATTGGAGTGTTAATCGGTAAAATGAACTGAAAActtcattaaataaaaagcGAAGCGAAGATGCAATGAAATCTTTTCTATGGTTTCGAAGGATTGATACTAGTTCCAAATGGCGAAGACATGGGTTACGCTTTCGGAGATACACCATCGACTCACATTAACTATACCGTTCCGCTTGGACATCGAACCACAGCGAAACAAGCAAAAGAAGATTCAATTAAACCCCCATCGCATTCCTGGGGAATCTTCTTCACGATTTTAGGCACGGTTCTTCTCGATTTCGACGCGGATGCTTGTCAGAGTCCGGCTAGAGCTTATTTACTCGACGTCACCACACCTGGCAAGTAAATGAGCTTATCGTGTCTTGGTCCGAACTATGCATCTCCAActtaatatttcattcaaaGCGACGTTTCTGTTAGCGTATCGCTTTTAATGAAGTGCGAACATGCTTCGTTCAATTTCGAAACTTCAAAACTACAAAACTTTAGAATCCACCAATTTTCacttattaaaataaattcttctaAATTCCAAATTTAAGTGGAAAGTTCCAAttccaattttccaattttaagTTTTCACCAataaaaggagagaaaaaatatttaataaattcctTTATTTGCAGAGGACCATGCAAGAGGTTTAAGTACGTTCACCATAATGGCAGGTTTAGGGGGTTTTATGGGGTACGGGCTGGGTGGCATAAATTGGGATGCCACAGCAATAGGCGTCATGCTCGGTGGACATCTTCACGCCACGTTTACATTAATCACCATCATCTTCGTTATTTGTGTATCTTGTACCATCACCAGTTTCAAAGAGATCCCTTTGGAATTGCTAGAAAGGGATGAATACCAGCAACTCCAAGAACAAAGGGTTTGTTCATTAATCATCcatggaaatttaatttaattctttaattttctcttAATTTTGTTCAGAAATCTGAAGAAAAAGGTGATGAACAAAAGGAGTATGATAAAATCACCACAGATGAATGCGCATCTTATGGAACAGTGGACAATGATCAAGAAGTTGCTACAAGAAGAGATGTAAGTCAATTTTACAAGtgcaaaaataaatgttttattttcttattgatTATTTTTGTTGGACAGGAATTTGTTCTAAAACCTCTCCCAGTACAGGAATCAGAAAAGAGGGCTGGTCAAGTACCTATGATGCCAGATTCAACCACAGAAGGAAACAATTATATTCAACCTGATTTTGACGAGAATATGGAAGGAAATCCTAAAGCTACTTTAAGGGAATATCTTCTTTCTATAGTGTACATGCCGCACAGTCTTCGCATGGTGTGTTTAACAAACTTGTTCTGCTGGATGGCCCATGTTTGTTACTCTCTTTACTTCACCGATTTTGTTGGAGAAGCTGTTTATGGGGGTGATCCACAGGTTGACTTCAACAATATGAATTTGTAAACTACTagtaattgaaaattagatgaatttaattttcaattacagGCACCGGATGGCAGTAAAGAACGAGAACTCTACGAAAGTGGTGTTCGTTTTGGATGCTGGGGAATGTCTATGTATTCCCTTTCCTGTTCATgttattcattaattattgaaagaTTAATTGAACGCTATAAGTAAGAATATTAAGCAGTCTGAAAATCTCGgttttgttcatttttctgAACAAGTTTTATACAAtgtttttatatcttttacaGAGCTCGAAGGGTTTACATTTGCGGGCTATTATTCTACAGTACTGGAATGATGATGATGGCGTTGACAAAGCATCCCGTGGGAGTAATTGTGTTCTCTTGGACCGCTGGTGTTATGTACTCCACGTTGTTCACTATGCCCTATTTGTTAGTTGCACATTATCACGCCTCGTCGACTGTGAGTAATATTTGCAATCAGCCTTTCCTTATCATCAATTCCCTACGCACACTTTATACAAATGACCGAAGCAGTGATTCCTCTTCAAATACAAGAAGATTTTTATTGTACTATAGACAATAACTGATTCCTATTGGTACCTTCAAAATGTTTCCCTTTAGTGGTggcaataatttaataaaatacgaTAACGTAATAC
It encodes the following:
- the LOC114881131 gene encoding proton-associated sugar transporter A encodes the protein MVDKLHEYEGFAGRVHGVRDKIKEKWEVWKEWKNGIPLDHGIEGVLNHLRGPPKLERTLDDYAHVYRKKTRGELVRVSAAVMGIEFSYAAETAFVSPTLLKIGVDHQHMTLVWALSPLIGFFVTPILGSLSDRCRLKYGRRRPFILLLAIGVLIGLILVPNGEDMGYAFGDTPSTHINYTVPLGHRTTAKQAKEDSIKPPSHSWGIFFTILGTVLLDFDADACQSPARAYLLDVTTPEDHARGLSTFTIMAGLGGFMGYGLGGINWDATAIGVMLGGHLHATFTLITIIFVICVSCTITSFKEIPLELLERDEYQQLQEQRKSEEKGDEQKEYDKITTDECASYGTVDNDQEVATRRDEFVLKPLPVQESEKRAGQVPMMPDSTTEGNNYIQPDFDENMEGNPKATLREYLLSIVYMPHSLRMVCLTNLFCWMAHVCYSLYFTDFVGEAVYGGDPQAPDGSKERELYESGVRFGCWGMSMYSLSCSCYSLIIERLIERYKARRVYICGLLFYSTGMMMMALTKHPVGVIVFSWTAGVMYSTLFTMPYLLVAHYHASSTFEVTAEGEAIQSGGVRGLGTDVAIVSSMVFLAQFLLSCCLGTIVSQSGTTTAVVCVASTLAACGAISATQVMYLDL